The Miscanthus floridulus cultivar M001 chromosome 6, ASM1932011v1, whole genome shotgun sequence genomic interval ccgatttcggtgGCCCATGCgtccacgtctcccgcattaaatgcgtgaACAGTTACATCCCGTCCATCACGTCGCACTCacccactacggcagcaggcgtcattTTGCCTCCccgtgaaaccgcctcaaaaggcgcgccacccgcggCCGAGCCGATAGGGAGGACATttcccgcggcctgttcctttcataggaaggaatcgGGCTCTGAGCCCGTtatgatccaggggttcgaaggctagaccccaaagggtttcgacagccgccccaggataacagagtcaggggcaactgcgggcgagcctatacggggccgagacccaagcgagcGAAACGCCTGGGAtgcccaaagttgtgtccgagactaGCAGGAAAGTATCCAAATggaatcccaccgtagggaggcaccgagccaccgaggcccaacgaacagcctcggcacccactagagaaaccctctggtactcttggagtgcgtccctagaccactagccgtcccccagcgaacggggctcgggcctccactcggactacccgctaacagctcaccgaaagtgtccacgctcgtgcccatcgagggtagcatggcacgtttcacccctccttctgagcgaaaggaagcgtgaggatcatacccaaagtcagggggccccTAGCgaacctcttgctccgcgcagaggctagaggCCTTTTTTTCCTACAGCCTCGCCgacacccccgcaacccgaacttgcgcttgggggcttggcaaatgcaataagaactactcgttcagacacggaaatgaagaaagcccctggaggagtaactccactcccccaggggctcgggggctacacccggcgggtgcgcttgcgcgcacccaccagaacctcaaaaaacaaaccccaattcctatgGGGCAGGTATGAACCAAGCCTTGGCAAACCCTCCGGAGGagtacaagcctcggcaaaccctcagggagagtgcacgcactccccccgaggctcgggggctactgttgggtaccttagaatggggtaccccaagcaaaacgccaaatgggttgcccaagtcctatctaaaaaataataatgatGATAAAAGCAAAAGGATAAGTTGTGGGCCCCTCCCCGTCGTGaccaggcccactgggtcctcctcctcctcgcctcgagccccaAGAAGGAGGTCTCGACGGCctggcgaggctccccagggaggcCTCGGTAGGAAAcgccgtctccgtctcgcccgaggctctccacagaaggcctcagcaGGAGGCGCATTCTCCGTACCgcacgaggcctctcgcgcggagcctcggcaaggagcctgatctccgtctcgcgcgaggccccattctccgtgtcgctcgaggccggctcgcccgtggtccgtcgccccccgcctcggccgaccctcccgacagccggtcatgtcccattaatgctttcaaccactcccgtgatctcagccggacagcggctcaacgtcatagaaagaccgacgcgacccgaagttgcatcagcaccataccggccaggatagggcacggcggggattaccggccactatgtccaaacactgtgaccacgatcagccgccgtcagcgcctgggacaggatgtagcgggggttactggccactgtgtcctaccactgtgtccacgatcagccgcccgctcaaggcctcggcgctgtacaccaaggcctcggcactgtacatcagggcctcggcaatgttggggtccgcgcctgccgagacccccccaccgcagtaccagccttggccccgaccaagttttggcctcgcGCATAGTCCATCCACAGCGACTTATGGTCACtgccacgtccactccgaggcattcctggggcttccacgacgcacaggacaGGAGAAggaccgacgcgacccgaggtcgcatcagcaccataccggccaggacagggcacagcgggaattaccggccactgtgtccaaacactgtaaccacgatcagccgccgtcagcgcctgggacaggatgtggcgggggttactggccactgtgtcctaccactgcgtctacgatcagccgcccgctcaaggcctcggcgctgtacaccaaggcctcggcactgtacatcagggcctcggcaatgttggggtccgcgcccgccgagacccccccaccgcagtaccagcctcggccccgACCAAGTTTCAGCCTCATGCATAGTCTGTCCACAGCGgcttatggtcgccgccacgtccactccgaggcattcctggggcttccacgacgcacaggacctgatgggacgaccacgccgccccagtactccaaggatgggccgctccgacgaccacgccgccacaggaacaggccacagggcttggacatgccgtccCTGTCGGCACGACgctgcatagtaatacatgtactgcccttgtccccccttcaactataaaaggagaggacttgggccacttaggggggacGCCCGGagaacacacacacgcacaccttccagccgcttgagagcaacgtctcagacggctcCACAACACCCTGCTgagacctgggacaagttccctctctcccttagcttgtaaccccctactacgagcacttcggtgcaaggaatacaagttctatccctcagactggacgtagggcgccgattgcctaaaccagtataaaccttgtgtctctttgcatcaccatctggaatcgggagcacgcagaacaaattcactagtcggttgaggacccccggtccgaaacaccgacagcgcCGATTGTGAGACGGACGGTCTAGATCTCCTGCCGGGTTGTTCGTTGTCTTTTTCTTGGAGAGAAAGAAGGGGGCCTTGGCAACTGGAGGGTGCACGGCTCGTGCGTTCTTCTTATAGAAAGGGTTGGTGACGGCAGGGACCCGgcgtggacttcatgttatccatatctttcaaattttattttcttgtctctttcttttcatttttcCCTCTTTTGGCAAACACAACTTTGAAATTGGCTTTCATGTATCTTTTATTTGTCGCCACTATACTCTGAAGACTAAAGCGGTTGCTGACCGTGCTGACCGCACGGTTTTGAGAAAGATCAATATCTTTATGTATCTTCTCTTTCCTAGAGACGGTAAACGGTGGCAAACTATTTTATTTGAGGTGTTTTTGGAAATTAAACTgttgaccgtttaaacgctaAAAAAAGGGGTAAATGGTCTAAATGCCCTAAATGGAACGTAGGTAAACAgttttaaatgggctaaacgacaTTGGTAAATACAGTTAAGTTTACATGCAataatttgtatacttaagtttattatatttataaatatgtATACTTGATTTCTTACATGTATAAATATGTATATTTGAATTCTTTTTACATGCATAAATGTATATACATactaaaataattgatttttaattgcataaatatgtataaatgctagaataattGATTTCACATCAATAAATATGCAAATTTTGGTAATATTGTGTAAAACCATTTAactccgtttaaacaccgtgtaaatggactaaacgctaaacgaagggcgaacgactgtttaccgtttagtgtTTAGGATAACATTGCTTAGAGATAAAACTTTTGCACATGTAATGATGTAAATGAATGACCAATAACAACATACACTAGTATAAAATGTAGATTTAAAATTTTCAACTAACATGCTTGCAAGGCTGCAAAAAATATGAGAAGAAAATATGCACGGCAACCGTACATTTTCGTATAGCAGGCTAGAAACCAAAATTCTAAACTGCTAGAAAATACAAAGGATGTACTGGAACAAAAAATATAGATATCACCGCGAGCCCGGATAACAACTGGGCCTTGAAGTTCTCTGGGCCATGGTTTGCGCATCCTAGGCTTCGGAGGCTTCTTcagagtattttttttttcttccatgaTTCAATCTGACCATTGCagttcccaaaaaaaaaaaaaaaaaaactgaccaTTGCTGTGCGTCAGCTCTGAACGAATTCGGCGTTCAGAGTGTGCAATGCAGGTAATGTGAACGCAGAAAGAGCACACGCTCCAGGTACTGTGATCATGCCAAGGCGCCAAGCTGATCTAGAGAGAGCCCGAATGCAGCGCAGGGTAGGGCGCAAGGCTGCTAGCAATAGAGATTCAGGACTCAAGAGCAGGCGCGCCATCTGCTCGACAGAATGCATGTGATGAACACGGCATGGAAGGTGAATGTTCTGCGCGTCCCTCTTCCTTCTTTTGCATTTACTATTAATTATTAAGTACTAGCCAAAGAATTCACGGAGCCAAGCTGGTTGTTATCATTAGCTTGGGTCAACTAACACGAATCCAAACACGCAGGTATATACAGCCTCCACAAAAATATACACGTCAGCGATATGAAAAATATCTGAATCTCTAATCCTTTCTGCAGATGCGGGGTGGTTAGAGTCTGGGATGATCCATGACAAAGTAGTAACCCAGGGCCACCGGAACCACAACCATCATTCCGAGAATTATCCTGCCGGATGAGAGAGATCTCCGTTAGTTCTCTCACCACGTATAGCTTCTTAATAATCAAATATATGCATAGGAGTAAGATGTACTCACGCAGTGCTCAGAATATCTGCATGCACATTATACTCTTTGGCAAACACAAATGGGACTATTCCTTGAGGTAGAGCAGCCTGCTCAGAGTTTTGACaagtcaagcatcatgtttatctttGAATTCCCCACTGTTCTTGTCAACTAGAATGGTCGATGCAAATGAAAAGTACTAGAATTTACCTGAATTATGGCCACCTTCAGCAGAGTTCCGCGCATCCCGATTGCATAGGAAGAGATCACCATCAGGGCTGGTCCTAGGAAGAATCTGATGCCTAGTGATAGTAGCATCTTTTTGGTTCCACAGGACACAATTTTAGTTTGTAGGGCAGTGAAAAGGCCTACAATAGAAATAGTCAGATGGCctaaatttatatgcatatatgtTACTTGTAGTCTGCAACAAATTCACACCTAAGCTGAACATTGCCATCCCTAGCCCTCCATCTGAAAGTATTCTTATGGAATTGTTGACAATCGATGGTAACTGTATTCGCCACCTGCAGGATTATGGTATGCCGTAGATAGCACGAGATGACTTTCTGCATCCCAAATTGACAGCTACCGTAAACTCAGTTCATAAACTCGTGTTCATACCTGAAGCTGACTAGAGCCCAGATTAGGCCGATTAGGCTTGCATACATGTTGGGATTTGTCACTAGCTTCCTACCAACCACCAATAAAAAGTGAAAAGCACCATAACATTTTGCCGATACTCCTTTTGCTTGTCCCTCTTCGTGTCCTTGCTGCATAGGTTCCAGAGTGCCTGATTCTGCTTCATCTTTGAAACATGACGTGGGATAAGTATTGTTTAACTAATTCTGTCATTAAGTTAAAACCTCAGAAGATAGGTTGAACTACTTGCTTTATAGGTGCACACCAAAAGTACAAAATATACATTTAAGCATGGGATAATTGAGAAAAGTCTGCACAATGTTTAAGGCACATACTATTGAATAAAATATGAGCTCTATTACAGTCTACAAGTCTTAAGTATATTACTCTAATAAATCACTAGACGTAATGATATTTTCATGGCCATTTTTTGTGGCCTGTATTGCTTCACAATGCCCCTTCTCTATCTGAAACTGTTTTGAGAGAGTTTTTCAATCTGACATGTAAATGTATAATAGGTACAATAACTGCAAAATTATGAACTGTTCTATGAAGGTGGCTTCTGGCTGCAGATAGGCACCCCCTCCTGCCTGT includes:
- the LOC136458880 gene encoding probable auxin efflux carrier component 8; translated protein: MISWPTIYHVLEETVPLYVAMIVAYLSIQWWKLFTPEQCSGINKFVAKFSIPLLSFQILSTNNPYNMNLKLIFSDILQKSLSLLGFAVISKVCCEEKFDWLITGFSLSTLPNTLIVGIPLLKGMYGDEAVKLLSQIVALQSLIWYTILLFLFEFRAARGMAITTSSETTNEAESGTLEPMQQGHEEGQAKGVSAKCYGAFHFLLVVGRKLVTNPNMYASLIGLIWALVSFRWRIQLPSIVNNSIRILSDGGLGMAMFSLGLFTALQTKIVSCGTKKMLLSLGIRFFLGPALMVISSYAIGMRGTLLKVAIIQAALPQGIVPFVFAKEYNVHADILSTAIILGMMVVVPVALGYYFVMDHPRL